The sequence CATAGTTCCAATACGTTCCTCTGCCATTGCGCAGAGTCACACCAACCAATGCACCCGCCAGCGTTTCGCCGTAGGCATATACCAGACAGCTCCCGGTGTCGGGATGAAGCGAATCGGGACGGATAACCGTGGCCGATACGTGAGAGCTATCGCCGTCCATCAGGAACAGGCTGCCGATCGTCAGGTCTTTCCCGTACAGAATGACCGTCTCGGTGTATTCGCCGTCGTGAACGAGAATCGTGTCGTGGGGAGACGCCTGATGGACCGCCGACTGGATACCAGCGGGAGGGAACACGTTGATCACGGCTCCGTAAGACAGCGCGGGCAGCAGCACGACGAAGAAAAGACTTCTCATGATCACCTCGACGGAATCGCTCCGGAAGCGCGAGACTCCCGGAGCGATTCCCGTTTAGGTTGGTATTCTGCTCGTTCCTGACTCGCTTGACAGAATCTACACAAGCTAAATTACTCAAGTCAAGATGCGGGCGATGATTCCAAAGAATATCAGAAAAAACTCAAAGCAGATTTTCCAAGAGAATACGCGAGAAAATAAATTAACGCGAGTCAATTTGTCGTACGGCCTCCTCGAAATCGTCAAACAAGTCTCTCGAATTCCGCACAATTCGTGAACGTTCCACCAGACACCATGCGAAAAAGACTGCCCAACAGAGCAGCCTTTTTCTCGCAGGAATGGAATAGATAAGCGTAATATCGAATAGGTAGAATAGAACTCATCTCAAAAACAACAGACGGGAATTTATATCCTCGTGGGGTCTCTCCAGAGGCCCCCGTCCGGTCAGCAAGGAGATGGAGGGGTGACTCTGGAGAGTCACCACCGGGAGAAATCATGACTCTGGAGAGTCACCACCGGGAGAAATCACGCATTCCCCCCCGGATATTCTGGGGATAGGCTCTAATGAGTTTCGCGAAGCGATCCCGCATTATTCGTTTTTTTCTTCGTCTTTCTTCTCCTTAGCTGCTTCCGTGGAGGCCTCGTCCGAGCGATAGATTTCCAGCAACAGCGGAGCAACATTGAGAGCGGTGGTTACGGTGTCAAGGGGAATCTTGTTCGTTTCCGCAATCTTCGTGAAGAAGCCGTCATCGTTGCCACCCTTGACCACGATAATGCGCGCGGCATGTTCGGCGCCGAGCCGGTTGAAGGGATCGGAGAGTGGGCCGCGACGGTTCGCTCCGCCGATGTGCGCGGCCAGAACGGGGACACCGGCTTTCTCCGCGGCGCCCATGAGCGCGGAAACGCGAGCCGTTTCATCGGCTTCGCTGATCTTGGCCGCGCCCAATCCCTTGCTGCTGCCGCCGAGTACGATGATCACCGAGCCTTTGTCCTGAACGTCGGCGGGAACGGCGGAAGACACATAGGTGAAAGCGAGGGAATCGCGGGTGAGCAACGTCTTCATCATGAGCGCGTCGGCACTCTGGCCGCAGCTCGTCAGCAGGATCGGCTCGGCGAAGGGCTTGTCCGCCGCCAGACCGAAAGGCACGGACAGAAGCACGCTCAACAGAGCAATGGATATGGAGATTCGTTTCATGATCGTCATTCTCCTCTTTTCGGTTGTTTCGTTTTCGGAATGAGATACGCTCCCATGCCCCGCTCCTGCGCGTCCGCATACGAGGGAATGCCGCGAATCGAGACGGCGCGATCGGGCGAAACGAAGGCGAGCGCATCGGTGAGAGCCTGCACACCGGCTAAATGGCGACCGACGCGAACTTCAAGCGGGATTCCCGTTTCGTCATAGGGAACTCGCACCAAACCGGCGCGAGCGGCGGACAGATACCACGGATCCTGGCCGTCCAGAATCAAGCCGGCATCACAGCGCCCGCGCAGACGGCCCTGCATGAGATTGGCCGACTCCATGAGGATCGCCATCGCCAAAGTGGCGTCGCCGATCTCGCGGTGCGTGAGACCGCGGAAGTTCGTGGGGGAAGGTTCGAGAGAATATTGCAGACCTTCGGCCTGCAGATTCAGATTCGCCAGCGCCGCCACGTCCATCGCGCGCTCGTGGGCGACGATGGCATTGATGACGGGATATTCGGGCGACGCTTCGTGGAGGTCAATCACCAGATCCACGCGCTCCGCTTCGATCAATTGCGTGATGGCGAACGCCAAACGCTCGGTGAAGTTGCCGCTGGCCCGGCCGGGGAAGGCGCGGTTCAGATTGCGAGTCTCCGTTCCCGACAGACGTTGACCGGATGGATAGTGCAGATAGACTTCGGGATCGGGCCATTGATCGAGGGGATTCGTGAAGCGGCAGCCGTAACGAAAACGACGCGGGCCGTCGGGAGTCGGAATCTCGAAGAAATGGGGATGGGCTTCGCCGGGCTCGGTGTGCGTAAATCCGCTGCGGTTGGCGCGGGGGATGACGAACACCCGGCCCCGTTCGACGGAGATGTTCTCGACGAGCAACGCGGCGGTGATATAGCCGGCCGGTTCATTCGGATGCGCACCACCGAGAATGAGAATCGTTCCCCCGGACTCGGTTCCCTTGAAGAGATAGACCTCCGAATCGGCGCGGGTTCCCTTCAGTCCATCGAAGTAATCGGATAGATGGCGTTTGTTCGCGAGCGCTGCTGACGGATAGAGCGGTTCGTCCCAGCGGGCGGGAAGCATTTCGCGCACCGCGATAGAAACGAGCAGCCCTGCCACGAGCAGAAAGCAGGCTCCGCGCAGGCGGGTGACTTTGTCGGGATTTCGTGTTTCTTCCATGCTCATTTAAGGAGAAACACCCGCAAGAGAAATGGAACCAAAGCGAGCGCGGCCGTGGCTTGGTACTTCCAGTCGGTGCCGCGCAGAAGCTCATGCAAAATCAGCCAACCGGTGGCGGCGGCGATAGCCCAATAGAACCAGAAGAGAGCGATGGAGATAGTGTGATACATAGCTCAGTTCAAGCCGATGAGTTTCGCCAGCGGATTGGCGAAGAAGATCATCGCCAGTCCCCAGAGAATCGCCAGAATCACCGGGATCCAGGAAGCACGCAGAACTCGACCCGGTTCCTCTTTGACAACGGGTGCGGCAAGGATTACCGCCAAGCGCGTCGGAGGAAGGAAATCGCCCACCGAAGCCAGAAGCGAAATCGCCGCGGCAACCATGATGTCGTTGTAATGCAGGAGAGCCAGAAGCAGCGGCACACCGAGCACACTGCTTGATCCATATGCCGAAACACCACCGAACAGCGGAACGAGAACGGCCATGCCGACAAAGAGCAGCGCCGGCGGGAGAGTGAGCGTTTCCACGACGATGAAACCGCGCGCACCGGTGAGTGTAAGGATTTGAATGAAGACGCCGATGCCGACCAACAGTCCGACAATGGGGAGTGACTGACGGATCGCCCACGTCAGGACTTCACCGACTCTCATCCGATCGCCGGTAAAAAGTCCGAGGATTCCCGCGAGCACGAACATGAGCGGCACACCGATGTAGGGAATGTATTCGGGAAACGACTTCGCACCAAAGAGCAGCACGAGCAAAAGCAAAAGCGGAAGATAGAGCTTGAAGCCGTGCGTGCCGTAGCGGGAAGGCGGAAGTTGATCGAGAATTTTCGGATCACGCAGGCCGCGAACTCCTTTGCCCGCGATCAGAAAGGAGCAAACTATCGCGAGCGGGACGGTGGCGATCAGCAGCGGCCAGCCGAATCCGACATAGGGCATGTCCACGCCCGAGCAGATGAGCATGGCGGCGATGTTGACGGGCGGCGCGACCATTCCGAAGAACGCGGCCGTAGCGAGGAAGGCTCCCACTCGCGCCCGCGAGAGTCCCGCGCCAATCAGCACGGGAGCAATCATCGCTCCGGTCGTCAGCACACAGGGCGCGGTGAGGCCGGTGAGCATTCCGGGAAACATGACAAAGAGCGTGAGCAGAACCAGCAGCAGCCGGGGCCGTGAACCGAACGCGCGAACGGTGGCGGTGTTGAGCGTAGCCAGCGCCCCCGAACGCTCAAATACCGCCATGAAAAAGAGCGACGTGACCACCAGCAAAATCGGGTCGAGATAAAGAATCGCACCTTCGGCCAGATGGCGAAAGGGCAATCCGTGTCCGGCAAACAGCGCTGCGGCAACTGCCGAGAGAAAGAGCGCGATGCCGGTGGGAAATCGAAACGCAAACACGCCTGCGACCAGCGCAACCACCATGACGAGCAACGTCCACCCTTCCATCAGCGGAAGTCTCCCAAGAAACGCAGGAAGCCACAAATCATGATGCAAGGAGACAAGGCAGACGTGCTCAATGGGGTCTCTCGCCGGACGATGCGATCAGAAAATAGACCGGCGAAACTCCCGGCGGGGAGAGTGTGTCGGGATCGAAAGGCAAGCAAGCCTGACGGGCCACGTCTTCAATATGCAGAAGATTCAGGACGGGAACACCGTTGGCAAGAAAATCGAAGACGATGCCTTGAGGTTCACCGAGGGAATCAGGATGAACGGGCTGCGTTCCCGGCTCATTCCATCCGCCGGGCAGCTGGCGGCCGCCGTTGCCCAGCATCGCATGGTTGCCGCCGACGTTGATGAGCAGCGAATAGCGGCGAGGATCTCCGATGTATTTCATCCGCAAACGGATCTGCCGCCTCAGAGAACGAGCTTTGATGATCGGATAGTTGAGTTCGAGCGCTTTTTCCTTGAGAATATCCCGAGCTTCGTCCGAAAGACCGCCGCCGACGTCACCCGTACCGCCCAGCGTGACGAAATTGCTGCGGCGCTTGAGCAGGTGATCGCGATAGAGAATATCTTCCATATCGAGCCAGGTGAACTCTTCCTGATTGGCTCCGTAGCTCGACGCACCAACGGAGCAGAAGCGGAGCGAGCGGATATCGAGAGCATCAAGAGCCATCATCACCGCCAGATTCAAACCGGGAAACGAGCCGGTCATATTGACGAGTACGGAATCATCGGGGCCAACACCATGATCGAGGAGTTCGCGGACGATGTGGGCGGCGAAATCGGGATTGGCCGCGGCGCGCTTGGACTTCAAATAGCCGACGGTGGTGGTGATGGGCGAGTACTCGACGCCGATGACGCCGGTTCGCTGCGGATCGAGCGTGGAATCGGCGATGCCCAGCTCGACCTTGCGGTCGTAGAGCGTTTCCTGAGCCGTGCGCACTTTCTTGGCGGCGCGGACCATGTGGTCGTAGGCCGGGTGACGCGTCTGAGCGAGCGCACCCAGCGCAACAAGAGCCGTTAGCAGCGAAGCAATGAAAAAGCGTTTATCGAGACAGTAGCGCATGTTTCAGATTACGATGTGCCCCCTGTGATTCCTCCGCAAGCAGGGGAGATCAGTATCCGGCGGGAGCGCCGTCGCGGCGGGGATCGGCGGCACCGCGCAGCGTGCGTGGTGCGGAGTCTATTTGGATCGCGTGGACGCCGCCGAAGTAGTTGTTTACACTCCCATAGGGATAGATTCTCCAGCCACGGGCGGCGAGAGTGTCGAGAGTCGGCTGAGGAATGCGCGTTTCGACGACGAGAATATCCCTCACCGGGAAAAAGCGCGGCGCGTTAAGAGCTTCATCGAGCGGAAGACCGAAATCGAGAACGGCGATGATGACCTGCGCGAGCACGGCGGCGATGCGCGGCCCGCCGGGCGAACCGATAACCAGCACCGGCTGGCCGTCCTTGCGGACAATCGTGGCGGCCATGTTGGAGGGCGGACGACGGACGGGAGCCATTTTCGAAATGGACACGGTGTCTTCGGCGAAGTCGGCCATGTGATTGTTGAGCAGGAGACCGAGTTCGGGGACCATGAGTCCCGCACCGAAAAAGTAATTGATGGATTGCGTAAGGCTGACGAGATTCCCGGCGCCGTCCACAATCACAAGATGGGTGGTATTGCCGGGAGCGAAGGCACGGGCCGAATCCATGCCGACGACGAGCTGGGGTACGCTGTCGGGAGTCATCCGCGTGCGCGCTTCGCTGATCCAATCATCAGACAACAGCTTCTTCACCGGAACGAACGTGTACTCCGGGTCGGCGATCCAGCGGTTTCCATCGGCGCGGGATTGGCGGGTGGCAAGCGCGAGCGTGTGAATGTAATCAGGACTCAGGAAGCCCATACTCTTCAGATCGTACGGTTCCACGAGATCGAGAATCTCCAGCAGAGCCGCTCCCCCGCTGGCCGGGGGCGGCAACGAGATGATTTCGTAGCCGTGATATTCGCCGCGTAGAGGCCGGCGATCGAGAGCACGATAGGACATGAGATCACGTTCGGAGAGCGTGCCGCCATCCTCACGAACGGTGGTAACAATCTGCGAGGCGAGTGGCGGATAGTAGAGATTTTCGAGCCGCGATTGGGCGAGGAAACGAAGCGTGGAGGCGAGATTCTTCTGGATCAACCTCTGTCCCGGCATGAGCGGCAGGCTGTCCTGCAGGAACACCGCCGCCATACCGGTATCAACCTGCAAATCGGCCAAGTGATCGAGAATCATCGCCGACTGCTTCGCGGACACCGGATAGCCCGTGTCGGCCAGAGAAATTGCCGGGGCGAAAAGATCGCTCAGGACGCGAGTTCCGAAGCGCGCGTGCATGGCTTGCCAACCGGCCGGTGCACCGGGAGTGAGAACGGACGTTCCCCCCGCGCGCTGCACGAGCCGGAGAGTATCTGCGGGCTGGAAGTATTTAGGAACGTCAATCCGCGCGGGCGCGCGTTCGCGATAGTCAAGAACCGAGAAGCTGTCGGCCGCGGCATCAAAATAGAGGAGGAATCCGCCGCCACCGAGTCCCGAGGCATGCGGCTCGACCACGTTCAGTGCGGCGAGGGTTGCCAGAGCAGCGTCGGCGGCATTGCCGCCGGACTTCAAGACTTCCAGCCCAACCTGCGTGGCCAGCGGATGAGCCGACACGACCATGCCATGTGGGGCTTCCACGGCCACGGCCCGCGCAAAGGTGGTATCCGGCGGAGGAGGAGGCTGCTCCGCCATCGGCTTGGTGAGCGGACCGGGAGCGCAACCCAAGAAGGCTCCTATCAGAGATCCACCGAGTAGGATTGGCAGTGAACGCATCATGATACCGAAAGTTACTTGAGCTACCCAAGTTAAATTATCCAAAAGATGTAATATCACAATAATTTACGTGCAAGTCAAGGCATTTGGGAATCCGACACAGCCGCCATTTCGTAACTTCATTGCATTTATGGTCGAAACTCATTACTTACTGATATCCCCACGTTTGCTTTCCTCACATCATAGGCTGACCCTATCCGCCCCATGACTCAAATTGTAGTAACACCTTCAAATCACCCGGTACTTGATCCTGATGGCCTGCCGGGTCTGGAAGATGTGCATGTAGAAATGGGCCTTCAATGCAACGTCCGCTGTTCCATGTGCTATCAGGTGGATTTCAGTCCGGCCTCGCAACTTCCGGAGATCGTCTGGAAAGACCGTCTGCGCCCGGCCTATGCCGTCGCCAAACGGCTGACGATTCAAGGTGGCGAACCGACCATTATGAAAAACTGTCGTGAGCTTCTTGCCCTCGTCCGGAAGGAATACCCTGAACTGAAACTACAAACCGTAACCAACGGCCAGGTCTTCGACACGTTATGGGAAGAGGCCTTTCTGGCTCAGGGGGATCACCTGAACTTCAGTATCAATTCGGTGCGGAGCGAAGTATACAAACAACTCGTCCGATACGGCCAACATGAGAAGGTTATCGGCAACATGGAGCGTATGGTCCGGCGAAAACGGGAGACCGGTTCAGACGTGGTCATCCGAGCGAGTACGGTTATTCTCGAAGAGACCTGGGAAGAATTGCCGGAATTTATTCAATGGGGTGCGGATCACGGACTTGATGAAGTCATCTTTCTGTTGGACCCAACCCTGATCCCCCGCACTCCGCAGCCGTCTGCCGTCCGCCAGAGAATCCAGGAGGCATATGCTGTGGCTGATCGGAATCCTCACTTGCGGGTGATTCACCTGACTGACTTCGATGCCTACTACGCCCGAGCGAAGGATATTGAACCGGTGCGCCCTTCTCCGGCAGGAACCTCATTTTTGCGAGAATGTCCGCTGGCATTTAACATGTTGTTCGTGGATCACTTGGGTTGGGCTCGTCCATGCTGCAAATCGTGGTATCCATACGGCAATCTGAAAACGACCTCAGTAGAGGAAATCTGGAACGGCTCAAGAGCAGCGCGTTTCCGAAAGCGAATACGGCAAAAGAACTATCGAGACTGCCTCCAGTCGTGCGACCTCAATACGAATCCAGCGTCAGATATCGTTGCCAACGCGCATCGCGCCTATTGGGCGTGGCGACGCGATCCACAGAACGTGATCAAGAAGGGACTTCGGAAGTTGGGTCTGACGTCCGCGCAGAAGAAGCCGCCCAAGGCGGAGAAGGAATGAGAGAATTCTACAAACTTTTGCTCATCCTTTTGGCGTCGCTCTTCTGTTCATCGCTTGGGCTTGCGGTGGAAATCCGAATGGGCGATTCGAGAACGATGACGGACATCGGTTCGCTGGAGCGGGGGAAGCTGCCGTTTCTGCGCGTGGATGAACTCGATCGCAAGCTGCCGCTGGGCGTGATTCGGGATGCCTCGGGGATCATGGTTCTGCGGACGGCCTACGACTGCGTGCCCGTCTATGAAATGGACACCACCGAGGTGGTCGTTCAGGATGGCATTCCATACGTCAATGCGGAGATCGTGGCGCGGGCGCTGGGATGCAGGATGGAAGGTAAACGGCGGAGTGCGAGGATTCAGTGCCCGGAGACGCTTGACACGACACGGGTGGGAAGCGCGATCGGCGAGCGAGCCCCCGGATTCCGGCTGTTCTCGGCGGATAGTGTTCTGTTCACGCTCGACAGCCTGCGGGAGGGCGGGCCGGTGGTGGTGATGTTCGTGAGACCCGCCGAGTGGGACCCGGTCAGCCGGGCGCTGCTGGTGGGCGCGCAACAAAAACTGGATTCACTGCGGGGAGGCGGGTTCTCGGTGGTGGGAATTCACGGCTACGAAACGCGGTTCGGGAAGCGGTGGGCGGACAGTCTGAAGCTCGACTTTCCGCTGCTCTCGGATCGCTTTTCTGCCGTGATGCGCGGCTACAAGGTCTTCGACAAGGGGAATCTCCCATACCCCACTCTGTTCCTAATGGACGAAAGCGGAATCATTCGACTAAAGCGGGTATGGAAGGAATATGCGGACGTCGTGGACTGGAAGGAGATCATGGGAGCGATAAGCGAGAAAAACTGAAATACTGAAACGCTGAAAGCTGAAAAGGATAGACCTCGACGGGGCGAGGACACCTTGACGACTGGATAAACAACAAGGGGCGGCCACACAGGGCCGCCCCTACAATTTCGTTCAGATTTTATTCTTGTTGTGAATCGGCGTCAGCTACATCCGCTGGTCGCGCCGCAGGAGAGGCACTTGGTGCAGGTGCCGTTGCGGACCATGGTGAACTGGCCGCACTCGGGACAGGGATCGCCTTCGTAGCCCTTGAGGCGGGCTTCCTCGATGAGTTGAGCGTGACCGGCGATGCCGTGGCCGTTGCCCGCGCGAGCGGGAATCGTGACCTTGATGTGCATGCTGCGCGGATGAGTGACTGAAGCGCTCGGCGATGACTCCGCTTTCTCGGCCCGCTTCTTCGGTTCATCGCGAAGTGGCTCCTTCTTCAGCACCGCCTCGCCTTCCGGAGGAGCCGTGAACTCCTCTTCCTCGCCCTGCTCGCCCTTCCCCGTATCGCTGCGCAAGTCCTCGCTGTGGGGATCGAGATGGGCCAGATCGTGGCGGTCGAGATAGCTGATGGCCAGCTCACGGAAAATGTAGTCAATCACCGAAGTCGAGTAGCGAATCTGCTGATTGCCGGCGACCAGACCGTTGGGCTCGAAGCGGGTGAAGACGAAGGCGTCCACGTACTCATCGAGCGGCACGCCATGCTGCAAACCCAGAGAGACCGCGATGGCAAAGCAGTTCATCAGACTGCGGAAGGCCGCGCCCTCCTTGTGCATATCGAGGAAGATCTCGCCGAGGGTACCGTCGTCATATTCGCCGGTGCGGAGATAGACCTTGTGGCCGCCGATGCGCGCCTTCTGGGTGTAACCGCTGCGACGGTCGGGCAGGCGACGACGCACCGTCTCGTAGACGATGCGCTCGATCACCTTCTGCACGTCGTCTTTCATCTCGCTTTCGCATTCCGCTTCCACCATCTCGGCGAACTCATCGGCGGTAACGTTGAGCGGTTGGGAGAGTTTGGAGCCGTCGCGATAGAGAGCCAGCGACTTGAGCATGAGCTTCCAACCCGCCGCGTAGCAGTCCTTCATCTCCTCGATCGAGGCGTGATTGGGCAGATTGATGGTCTTGGAGATCGCGCCGCTGATGAACGGCTGAGCGGCGGCCATCATTTCGAGGTGCGCCTGCGGAAGGATGTAGCGCTTGCCGTAGGGCCCGCACTTGCTCGCGCAATCGAAGACGGGAAGATGCTCGGGCTTGAGATGCGGCGCGCCCTCGAGAGTCATGCGCCCGCAGATGTGATCGTTGGCGGCGCGGATCTGTTTGCGACCGAAGCCGAGCGCCGTCAGCAGGTCGCCCTTCGCGTTCTTGAGCGCGTCGGCATCGAGTTTGAGATTCTTCTTGACGATCTCCTCGCCGACGATCCACGGCGTGATCGCAAACGTGATATCGAAAGCTCCCTTCAGCGCTTCATCAATCCGATCCAGCGCCTCGTCGGGGATTCCCTTCGATTTCAGCGCGTCGCGGCTGACGAAGGGCGCGTTGTCCAAAGTGCCGGTGCCGCGAACGTACTGGGCAATCTGGCGAATCTGCTCTTCGCGGTAGCCGAGTCTCTCGAGAGCCAGCGGAACCGAACCGTTGATGATGCGGAAATATCCGCCTCCCGCAAGTTTCTTGTATTTGACCAGCGCGTAGTCGGGCTCAATACCGGTGGTGTCGCAGTCCATGACCAGGCCGATGGTGCCGGTGGGAGCGATGACGGTGGCCTGCGCGTTGCGATAGCCGTTCTTCGCGCCGAGCGCGAGCGCATCATCCCACACCTCGCGGGATGCGCGATTGAGGTCTTCGGGACAGGCATCGGGATCGAGACCGCGCGGAAAGATCGTAATCCCTTCGTAGGTGTCGAGCGTGCCGTTATAGGCGGCGCGGCGATGATTGCGGATGACGCGGAGCATCTCGTCGCGATTGCGGGCGTAGCCGGGAAACGCACCGAGCTGTCCGGCCATCTCCGCCGACGTGCGATAGACTTCACCGGTCATGGCGGCGGTCATCGCCCCGCACCAGGCGCGGGCCTCCTTGCTGTCATAGGGCAATCCCAGCACCATGCAGAGCGTGCCGAGATTGGCATAGCCGAGGCCGAGCGTGCGATATTCCCACGAGCGCCGGGCGATTTCCGGCGAGGGGAACTGGGCCATCTGCACGGACACATCGAGGACGGTGGTCCACAGGCGCACGGCATGGCGGAAGCTCGCGACGTCGAACGTACCGGCCTGCGGATCAAGAAACTTCATCAGATTCAGGCTGGCCAGATTACATGCCGTGTCGTCAAGGAACATATACTCACTGCACGGATTGGACGCGTTGATGCGGCCATCATTCGGGCAAGTGTTCCATTCGTTGATGGTGGTGTCGTACTGCACACCGGGATCGGCGCAGGCCCAGGCGGCTTCGCCGATCTGCTGCCAGAGATCGCGGGAGCGAATCGCCTTCAGCGGCCGGCCGTCCACGCGAGCTCGCAGCGGCCACGTTTCGTCGCGCTCGACGGCTTTCATAAAAGTATTGGGAACGCGCACGGAATTATTGGAATTCTGGCCGGAAACCGTTTGATAGGCCGCACCGTTCCAGTCCACGTCATAGGTCTCGAAACGGACTTCGGTCACTCCCTGTTCGGCGAATTGGATAATCTTACGGATGTAGGATTCGGGAACTCCTTCGTGGCGGGCGGCGCTCACGGCCTTGCGGAGCGCTTCGTTGGCGCGGGGATCGGAGCGATGACGGTCGCCGAGCGTGGATTCGGTTACCGCCTTGAGGATGGCATTGAGAGCCCGCTCGCAGGCGCGCGATCCCGCCACGAGGCAGGCAACCTTCTGCTCCTCGATGACCTTCCAATTGACGAAGTTCTCGATATCGGGATGATCCACGTCGAGGCAGACCATCTTGGCGGCGCGGCGGGTCGTTCCACCCGACTTGATGGCTCCGGCGGCGCGATCTCCGATTTTCAGGAAGCTCATCAGTCCGCTGGAAACGCCTCCCCCCGAGAGGGGTTCGGCTTCTCCGCGAATACACGAAAAATTGGTGCCGGTGCCGGAACCGTATTTAAACAGGCGGGCTTCCCGTTCCCAAAGGTCCATGATCCCGCCGTCGTTGACGAGATCGTCTTTAACCGATTGAATGAAGCAGGCGTGGGGCTGCGGACGCTGGTAGGCGCTGTCGGAGCGGGTAACGTCGCCGGTCTCGGGATTCACGAAATAGTGGCCCTGAGCGTGACCCTTGATTCCATAGGCCCAGTGGAGGCCGGTGTTGAACCACTGTGGGCTGTTGGGGGCGGCCATCTGCGCGGCCAGCATGAAGCGGAGTTCGTCGTAGAAGATCCGTGCGTCGCGTTCGCTGTCGAAATAGCGATGCTGCCAGGCCCAATAGGTCCAGCAGCCGGCCATGCGGCGGAACACCTGACGGCTGTCGCGTTCCCCGCCCAGACGACTGGATTCGGGCAGACGGTCGAGGACTTCCCAGTCCGGCTCAGAGCGTTGCAGCCACACCGGGACACCGGATTCTTCCACGGGCTTGGTGGCGGCGGGGATACCCGCTTTGCGGAGATACTTCTGGACGAGCACGTCCACCGCAACCTGTGACCACGATTCGGGCGCGATGAGGTCCGTGGCTTCGAACAGCACGCGGCCGTCCGGTCCGGTCAGACGGGATGACCAGGCGGTGAAACGAAGTTCTTCGAATACATCCACACCATCGCGAGTATATTTACGCCCGAATTTCAAATTTCCTCCTTCCGATTCTTCGCAATTCGCCCGTTGCCTTGCCGAAGAGCTTCATTCGCCAAGTGACCCACCGAATCAAGTGGAAACAGAAAGGTAACCATATGCTAACGTAAAAAAGAGAGACCCGCTCTCACAGATTTCGGGCTACCCGAGACCTATCAGAAGAGGCAGGTAAGTTACGCTACCCTATACATCATGTGTGCCGGATCAATGCCTGACCCACAAGATGTTGTAGTTCGCTTGAGCGCGGGGCAATATAGCAAGGACAAAGGGAGCTTGTCAAGGCCTCTTTTCATCTTTCACGATTGGTCATAGATTGCTGCTAACTCATAATGAACAGTAGATTCGGCCTGTTTTTCGTTCTTGCGTGATATATCAGATATTACACCATTTTATTGCTAAGTTGAGGTGCGCAGTGGGATTGTAGGGTCTTTTACAATCTTCGTTCACAAGCGGCAAATCTTGGCACCTCTGTTGCTTAGATGAAGTGACCCTCTCGAAAACGTAAATATCCCGAGAGAATCCTTTACAGGGAGAGGAGTCGCGGGAGGCA is a genomic window of bacterium containing:
- a CDS encoding vitamin B12-dependent ribonucleotide reductase — translated: MKFGRKYTRDGVDVFEELRFTAWSSRLTGPDGRVLFEATDLIAPESWSQVAVDVLVQKYLRKAGIPAATKPVEESGVPVWLQRSEPDWEVLDRLPESSRLGGERDSRQVFRRMAGCWTYWAWQHRYFDSERDARIFYDELRFMLAAQMAAPNSPQWFNTGLHWAYGIKGHAQGHYFVNPETGDVTRSDSAYQRPQPHACFIQSVKDDLVNDGGIMDLWEREARLFKYGSGTGTNFSCIRGEAEPLSGGGVSSGLMSFLKIGDRAAGAIKSGGTTRRAAKMVCLDVDHPDIENFVNWKVIEEQKVACLVAGSRACERALNAILKAVTESTLGDRHRSDPRANEALRKAVSAARHEGVPESYIRKIIQFAEQGVTEVRFETYDVDWNGAAYQTVSGQNSNNSVRVPNTFMKAVERDETWPLRARVDGRPLKAIRSRDLWQQIGEAAWACADPGVQYDTTINEWNTCPNDGRINASNPCSEYMFLDDTACNLASLNLMKFLDPQAGTFDVASFRHAVRLWTTVLDVSVQMAQFPSPEIARRSWEYRTLGLGYANLGTLCMVLGLPYDSKEARAWCGAMTAAMTGEVYRTSAEMAGQLGAFPGYARNRDEMLRVIRNHRRAAYNGTLDTYEGITIFPRGLDPDACPEDLNRASREVWDDALALGAKNGYRNAQATVIAPTGTIGLVMDCDTTGIEPDYALVKYKKLAGGGYFRIINGSVPLALERLGYREEQIRQIAQYVRGTGTLDNAPFVSRDALKSKGIPDEALDRIDEALKGAFDITFAITPWIVGEEIVKKNLKLDADALKNAKGDLLTALGFGRKQIRAANDHICGRMTLEGAPHLKPEHLPVFDCASKCGPYGKRYILPQAHLEMMAAAQPFISGAISKTINLPNHASIEEMKDCYAAGWKLMLKSLALYRDGSKLSQPLNVTADEFAEMVEAECESEMKDDVQKVIERIVYETVRRRLPDRRSGYTQKARIGGHKVYLRTGEYDDGTLGEIFLDMHKEGAAFRSLMNCFAIAVSLGLQHGVPLDEYVDAFVFTRFEPNGLVAGNQQIRYSTSVIDYIFRELAISYLDRHDLAHLDPHSEDLRSDTGKGEQGEEEEFTAPPEGEAVLKKEPLRDEPKKRAEKAESSPSASVTHPRSMHIKVTIPARAGNGHGIAGHAQLIEEARLKGYEGDPCPECGQFTMVRNGTCTKCLSCGATSGCS